Proteins encoded in a region of the Mycobacterium branderi genome:
- a CDS encoding lipoprotein LpqH, with the protein MRVRFVAAAVTASVLALGTSGCFMHSEKVPQKTARVTVNNTTRTSHAVSCSQVQWLLTADIGAAPAHVQAVVRLDADKPKPESVHIDNFDGFTGVADAGVGKAKAAFAGDTYTITGTAQGTDPNNVNTPATADFKIEVSC; encoded by the coding sequence GTGCGGGTCCGGTTCGTCGCGGCCGCGGTGACGGCTTCGGTGCTGGCGCTAGGGACTTCCGGTTGCTTCATGCACTCGGAGAAGGTGCCGCAGAAAACGGCACGGGTCACCGTCAACAACACCACTCGGACATCGCATGCGGTTTCCTGTAGTCAGGTGCAGTGGTTGCTGACCGCCGACATCGGCGCGGCGCCTGCACACGTCCAAGCGGTCGTGCGACTCGATGCGGACAAGCCCAAACCTGAGTCGGTGCACATCGACAACTTCGACGGCTTCACCGGCGTTGCCGACGCTGGAGTTGGCAAGGCCAAGGCAGCTTTTGCCGGAGACACCTACACCATCACGGGCACTGCCCAGGGGACTGACCCGAACAATGTCAACACGCCAGCCACGGCCGACTTCAAGATCGAAGTGAGTTGTTGA
- a CDS encoding SDR family oxidoreductase, whose product MTGIEQFRYDGKRVLVVGGATGMGAAAAQTAAALGAEVIVMDYAPVSYEAAHEVRVDLSDRSSIDSAIDQVDGPIDAIFSAAGVADGPKLMRVNFIGHRHLIDRVRADGKLSRGSAICFISSVAGMGWENDLPLLQEFLATPDYESADAWVAAHEPEGIIHYGFSKKAINAYVATQAFPLLKEGVRINAICPGPTDTPLARANADLWLTFAQDYRDATGCQVHTPEQMANTMCFLNSQAASGISGVTLLVDNGHVMSSLTGAFPPGKPIMDLIMGRVSLA is encoded by the coding sequence ATGACCGGCATCGAGCAATTCCGGTACGACGGCAAGCGAGTGCTCGTCGTGGGTGGCGCCACCGGCATGGGCGCAGCCGCCGCCCAGACGGCAGCCGCCCTCGGCGCCGAGGTGATTGTGATGGATTACGCGCCGGTCTCCTACGAGGCTGCCCACGAGGTGAGAGTCGATCTGTCTGACCGATCATCGATCGACTCCGCGATCGACCAGGTCGACGGGCCCATCGACGCCATCTTCTCGGCCGCCGGCGTTGCCGACGGGCCAAAGCTGATGAGAGTCAACTTCATCGGTCACCGCCATCTCATCGACCGGGTGCGGGCCGACGGCAAGCTTTCGCGCGGGTCGGCAATCTGCTTTATCTCGTCGGTCGCCGGGATGGGCTGGGAGAACGACTTGCCGCTACTTCAGGAATTCTTGGCCACCCCCGACTACGAATCGGCCGATGCATGGGTCGCGGCCCACGAGCCGGAGGGCATCATCCACTACGGCTTCAGCAAAAAGGCCATCAATGCCTACGTGGCGACGCAGGCCTTCCCCCTGCTGAAAGAGGGCGTGCGCATCAACGCCATCTGCCCCGGACCGACCGACACGCCGCTGGCCCGCGCCAACGCCGACCTGTGGCTCACCTTCGCCCAGGATTACCGGGACGCCACCGGCTGCCAGGTCCACACTCCCGAGCAGATGGCCAATACGATGTGCTTCCTCAACAGCCAGGCGGCAAGCGGCATCAGCGGTGTGACCCTGCTCGTCGACAACGGGCACGTGATGTCCTCGCTCACCGGAGCATTCCCGCCCGGAAAGCCCATCATGGATCTGATCATGGGCCGCGTTTCGCTCGCCTAG
- a CDS encoding TetR/AcrR family transcriptional regulator produces MGRQQSAEAAASSGAYDDGTRRTEILQTAASLIASSGLRTSLQEIADAAGILPGSLYHHFESKEAILVELVRRYYADLERIGDVAYQKLDEPGSRPVSETITELGSAIARCAVAHRAALQMSFYEAPSANRELVDLLRHPPNAVQQAMLQTLRAGRWSGYIRADIDLPTLADRLCQSMMHVGLDVIRHTAAADQAAALLCRIMLQGLASREHSDQELDRSNAFVAAEAAIKTWPEETEGANDKAAHVRAVARAEFGRKGYEVTTIRDIASAAGLGTGTVYRLIGSKDELLASIMESFGKKAGGGFVSVLRADATPVEKLDALAWVNINALDQFPDEWKIQLAWMRQSPPDTPNPGLLFTTRLRQLKTLLSEGIRSGDIRVETPSIEMLARCVMDVIWMPENIVRDQGKTVALVHARDTVVRGVAQRDAA; encoded by the coding sequence GTGGGGCGCCAGCAATCAGCCGAGGCGGCAGCCTCCAGCGGCGCCTACGACGACGGAACGCGCCGGACCGAGATCCTCCAAACCGCCGCGTCGCTGATCGCCTCCTCCGGGTTACGTACCTCGCTGCAGGAAATCGCCGACGCCGCGGGCATTCTGCCGGGAAGCCTGTATCACCATTTCGAGTCCAAAGAAGCGATTCTGGTCGAACTGGTCCGGCGCTATTACGCGGATCTGGAACGCATCGGCGACGTCGCGTACCAGAAATTGGACGAGCCGGGCTCGCGGCCGGTCTCCGAAACGATCACCGAGCTGGGCTCGGCAATCGCACGCTGCGCTGTGGCGCATCGTGCGGCGCTACAGATGTCGTTCTACGAGGCGCCGAGCGCAAATCGGGAACTGGTCGACTTGCTGCGCCACCCCCCGAATGCCGTTCAGCAGGCGATGCTGCAAACTCTGCGCGCGGGAAGGTGGAGCGGCTACATCCGGGCAGACATCGATCTTCCGACGCTGGCGGACCGGCTGTGCCAGTCGATGATGCACGTCGGCTTGGACGTCATCCGCCACACTGCCGCCGCCGATCAGGCCGCCGCGCTGCTGTGCCGCATCATGTTGCAGGGGCTGGCCAGTCGCGAGCACAGCGATCAAGAGTTGGATCGCTCCAATGCATTTGTGGCCGCGGAAGCGGCGATCAAGACATGGCCGGAAGAGACCGAAGGGGCCAACGACAAGGCGGCACATGTCCGTGCGGTTGCCCGAGCCGAGTTCGGCCGCAAAGGATATGAAGTCACCACGATCCGCGACATCGCTTCGGCGGCGGGTCTGGGCACCGGGACCGTCTATCGGCTGATCGGCTCGAAGGACGAGCTACTTGCCTCGATCATGGAGTCGTTCGGCAAGAAAGCCGGGGGTGGCTTCGTCAGTGTCCTTCGCGCGGATGCGACGCCCGTCGAGAAGCTGGACGCGCTGGCCTGGGTCAACATCAACGCGCTGGATCAGTTTCCGGATGAGTGGAAGATCCAGCTGGCCTGGATGCGCCAATCCCCGCCCGATACGCCGAATCCCGGTCTGCTGTTCACCACACGCCTGCGGCAGCTCAAAACCCTGCTGTCCGAAGGGATTCGGTCGGGTGATATCCGTGTCGAGACTCCTTCCATCGAGATGCTCGCCAGATGCGTGATGGATGTCATTTGGATGCCCGAGAACATCGTGCGGGACCAGGGCAAGACCGTGGCCCTTGTCCATGCCCGTGACACGGTCGTGCGCGGCGTCGCGCAGCGGGACGCCGCTTAA
- a CDS encoding nitric oxide reductase activation protein NorD: protein MLASAIAGRSVEVAAARAGELAWTDGRTIFLDADAGPRHRLQTVAVQACLLAEGSLQPAIARRLGRRTALAARYLAIEGHRALAANEELLPAAVSLLVDRDVAGRSDSPASSLALARSRALDSQPPAVFGTIHPRKLLAASKSRGTDEHGKHVAQQRKPLAELEDSDPEDVADWFSSPVGGGGALGRWLKKMLDSVRRLNGNGPPGADAPTHRLRSGIRGGGSAVVSNATVGVDKYHLVGEAAGIKYPEWDFRHKQYRPNWCTVQEVAPRPSDATSVSVSDGYRLRRALARLAVGLDRYHRQVQGDDVDIDAAVEARVETIAGSAPDEAVYLDSLRRRRDLSVLILLDISGSSAEPGTIGHTVHEQQRTAAAALTAALHDLGDRVALYGFHSQGRSAVHLLPVKRFDDDLDAVAMRRLSGLTPGGYSRLGAAIRHGAAVLDRRGGTPRRLLVVLSDGLAYDHGYERDYGAADARRALAEVRRRGTGCLCLTIGAATDVAELQRVFGSAAHATIPRLDQLNQLIGPLFRSALASADLRRRMVA, encoded by the coding sequence ATGCTGGCGTCTGCGATTGCCGGCCGCAGTGTCGAGGTCGCGGCAGCCCGTGCAGGTGAGCTGGCGTGGACGGACGGCAGGACGATATTTCTTGACGCCGACGCCGGCCCGCGGCACCGGTTGCAAACAGTGGCGGTTCAAGCCTGTCTCTTGGCGGAAGGGAGCCTGCAGCCGGCCATCGCACGACGGCTGGGTCGGCGGACTGCCCTGGCCGCGCGATACCTTGCGATAGAGGGACATCGGGCGCTCGCGGCCAACGAGGAGCTGCTGCCGGCCGCGGTGTCTTTGCTTGTGGACCGCGACGTCGCGGGCCGCAGTGACTCGCCGGCATCCTCGTTAGCCTTGGCGAGAAGCCGCGCACTCGACAGTCAGCCGCCAGCAGTATTCGGAACCATCCATCCACGAAAGCTGTTGGCTGCCAGCAAGAGTCGAGGCACGGACGAACACGGTAAGCATGTTGCCCAACAGCGCAAGCCCTTGGCAGAGCTCGAGGACTCCGATCCGGAAGACGTCGCGGACTGGTTCTCCAGCCCGGTCGGCGGCGGAGGTGCTCTCGGCCGGTGGCTCAAAAAGATGCTGGACTCGGTGCGCCGGCTCAACGGCAATGGACCACCCGGCGCGGACGCACCGACGCACCGGTTGCGATCGGGCATACGCGGTGGCGGCTCTGCCGTCGTATCGAACGCGACGGTAGGCGTCGACAAGTACCACCTCGTCGGCGAGGCTGCGGGAATCAAGTACCCCGAGTGGGACTTTCGCCACAAGCAATATCGGCCGAACTGGTGCACCGTGCAGGAAGTCGCGCCTCGACCCAGCGACGCCACGTCGGTCAGCGTGTCCGACGGGTACCGGTTGCGTCGAGCACTCGCCCGACTCGCGGTCGGGCTCGATCGATATCACCGCCAGGTTCAGGGCGACGACGTCGACATCGACGCGGCTGTCGAGGCGCGGGTGGAGACCATCGCCGGGTCGGCGCCCGACGAAGCGGTCTACCTCGACAGTCTGCGACGCCGCCGCGACCTTTCCGTCCTGATCCTTCTTGACATCTCGGGTTCGTCAGCCGAACCGGGAACGATCGGCCATACCGTGCACGAGCAACAGCGCACCGCAGCCGCCGCGTTGACCGCGGCGTTGCACGATCTGGGAGATCGGGTGGCGTTGTACGGTTTTCATTCGCAAGGGCGATCCGCGGTGCATCTGTTACCGGTGAAACGGTTCGACGACGATCTCGACGCCGTGGCGATGCGGCGTTTGTCCGGTCTGACGCCCGGCGGCTATTCGAGATTGGGTGCGGCGATCCGGCATGGCGCCGCCGTATTGGACCGTCGGGGAGGCACGCCGCGGCGGTTGCTGGTCGTGTTGTCCGACGGGCTGGCGTACGACCACGGTTACGAACGCGATTACGGCGCGGCTGATGCGCGTCGGGCGCTGGCCGAGGTCCGCCGGCGGGGCACCGGCTGCCTGTGCCTGACCATAGGAGCGGCTACCGACGTCGCCGAGTTGCAGCGAGTATTCGGCAGCGCCGCGCATGCAACTATTCCGCGGCTCGACCAACTGAACCAACTGATCGGGCCGCTGTTCCGGTCAGCGCTGGCCTCGGCAGACCTTCGACGACGGATGGTGGCATGA
- a CDS encoding CbbQ/NirQ/NorQ/GpvN family protein: MTSQTHGPRPYYVPVGNEEQVFKAAFRQGMSVVLKGPTGCGKTRFVEAMAYDLNRPLITVACHDDLTTADLVGRFLLRGGETEWVDGPLTRAVREGAICYLDEVVEARQDTTVVLHPLADYRRQLPIERLGVTLDAAPGFCLVVSYNPGYQSVLKDLKDSTRQRMVAIEFGFPTPDVEEKIVACEAGVDHETAVELVRFGQAIRRLDTAGLREVASTRVLIAAGRLIAEGLSPREAARTAIAGPLTDDAAVTSGLDKMIDVYLPGQGGHDD, encoded by the coding sequence ATGACAAGCCAAACACACGGACCACGGCCGTACTACGTGCCTGTCGGCAACGAGGAGCAGGTGTTCAAAGCGGCGTTCCGCCAAGGCATGTCGGTAGTGCTTAAAGGTCCCACGGGTTGCGGAAAGACGCGCTTCGTGGAGGCCATGGCGTACGACCTGAACCGGCCGCTGATCACGGTGGCCTGCCACGACGACCTCACCACCGCAGACCTGGTGGGCCGATTTCTACTGCGCGGCGGCGAAACCGAGTGGGTCGACGGGCCGTTGACGCGCGCCGTGCGCGAGGGCGCCATCTGCTACCTCGACGAGGTGGTGGAGGCCCGCCAGGACACCACCGTCGTGCTCCATCCGCTGGCTGACTACCGCCGCCAGCTTCCCATCGAACGGCTGGGGGTGACGCTGGATGCGGCGCCCGGCTTTTGCTTGGTGGTCTCCTATAACCCGGGATACCAAAGCGTTTTGAAGGATCTCAAGGACTCGACGCGTCAACGCATGGTGGCCATCGAGTTCGGTTTTCCGACACCCGACGTCGAGGAGAAAATCGTTGCCTGCGAGGCAGGCGTCGATCACGAGACCGCAGTCGAGCTGGTGCGGTTCGGGCAGGCGATTCGGCGTCTGGACACCGCGGGGCTGCGCGAGGTGGCCTCGACCCGGGTGCTGATCGCCGCCGGGCGGCTGATCGCCGAAGGACTGAGCCCCCGCGAAGCGGCTCGGACCGCCATCGCCGGGCCTCTCACCGACGATGCCGCAGTGACCAGTGGCCTGGACAAGATGATCGACGTGTACCTGCCGGGGCAAGGCGGACACGATGATTGA